From the genome of Virgibacillus siamensis, one region includes:
- a CDS encoding dihydrolipoyl dehydrogenase family protein, translated as MVVGELAEQRDLIIIGGGPGGYQAAIRAAQLGQTVTLIEKDIIGGVCLNKGCIPSKVFTHTAAKLASVRDLQEMGIGITGLNVDFSKLQQYKHSVIERLRAGVEKLLVSNQIEVITGQANFIGDHKIGVEKGHQFDVYEFTNAIIATGSHPDWHGMAQEQVLTPESVYQLTEIPESIVIYGNDYRALEVASCFNQLGASVKLFHGVDFPFDASINREIKRILKKAKIQVKSGYRLTDTVPKDGKVSVQLTKNGETIAEKASYLLVCAGQKPNLKDLGVERIGIDLTADGFIQTDRTAKTSVPHIYAAGDVTGGALTAVKAIKEGKAAAETIAGLKSEIDLTLIPSVVHTNPPIAAVGLTKKEATDAGYDTEIGSFPMNGNSYAAIANTRGGLVTVIKEKKTDILLGIHMIGHGAIELSSTAVTALEMAARDEDLIFPSYPHPSFNESLLESVEELSGIAIHVPKSKR; from the coding sequence ATGGTCGTTGGCGAATTAGCGGAACAACGTGATTTGATCATTATAGGCGGCGGTCCTGGCGGTTATCAGGCTGCCATCCGTGCCGCCCAACTGGGGCAAACAGTCACACTGATTGAAAAAGATATAATTGGCGGTGTTTGTTTGAATAAAGGTTGTATTCCGTCCAAAGTGTTCACACATACCGCCGCGAAGCTGGCTTCTGTTCGAGATTTGCAAGAAATGGGAATTGGGATAACCGGTTTGAATGTGGATTTTTCCAAATTGCAGCAGTATAAACATAGCGTTATTGAACGGCTGCGTGCAGGTGTGGAGAAATTACTGGTGTCCAATCAAATTGAAGTGATAACTGGACAGGCAAACTTTATCGGTGACCATAAAATCGGGGTTGAAAAAGGACATCAATTTGACGTGTATGAATTTACGAATGCCATCATTGCGACTGGCAGTCATCCGGATTGGCACGGAATGGCACAAGAACAGGTTTTAACGCCCGAATCAGTCTATCAGCTGACAGAAATCCCTGAATCCATTGTGATTTACGGAAATGACTACCGCGCTTTGGAAGTGGCATCCTGCTTTAATCAGCTTGGAGCATCAGTAAAGTTATTTCATGGAGTGGATTTTCCATTTGATGCTTCGATAAATCGGGAGATAAAACGAATCCTTAAGAAAGCAAAGATCCAAGTGAAATCCGGGTATCGATTGACAGATACAGTGCCAAAAGACGGAAAAGTTTCTGTTCAATTAACAAAAAATGGGGAAACGATTGCTGAAAAGGCATCATATTTGCTTGTGTGTGCAGGGCAAAAACCGAATCTTAAAGATCTGGGAGTTGAACGGATCGGCATTGATCTGACGGCTGATGGATTCATTCAAACTGATCGAACTGCTAAAACTTCAGTTCCTCATATATATGCAGCCGGGGATGTAACTGGTGGAGCCCTTACAGCAGTCAAAGCCATCAAGGAAGGAAAAGCAGCAGCCGAAACGATTGCCGGGTTGAAAAGTGAGATTGATTTGACACTTATACCGTCTGTAGTACATACTAATCCGCCAATCGCGGCGGTTGGACTGACCAAAAAAGAAGCAACTGATGCAGGATACGATACCGAAATAGGCAGTTTTCCAATGAACGGAAACAGTTATGCAGCGATAGCAAATACAAGAGGGGGTCTTGTAACTGTCATAAAAGAGAAAAAGACAGATATATTACTTGGTATTCACATGATTGGACATGGTGCCATAGAACTGTCCAGTACAGCTGTTACTGCACTTGAAATGGCGGCACGGGATGAGGACCTGATATTTCCTTCTTATCCACATCCAAGTTTTAATGAGAGTTTGCTGGAATCCGTTGAGGAACTGTCAGGGATTGCCATTCATGTACCGAAAAGCAAACGTTGA
- a CDS encoding Leu/Phe/Val dehydrogenase: MKQLENVITVKQNMFQKIAGHEQVVFCNDPATGLQAIIAIHNTTLGPALGGTRMRPYGSVDEALEDVLRLSEGMTYKCAAADLDFGGGKAVIIGDPQHDKSPALFRAFGQYVESLNGRFYTGTDMGTTMSDFVHAMKETNFINGVPVAFGGSGDSSIPTSQGVIYGLQAANSFLYGNDELAGKTYAIQGLGKVGFKVAEHLLHAGADLIVSDINQTILTRLKKRAAEFSGSVKIADNEKIYGEKADIFVPCALGSVLNDRTIEQLRVQAVVGSANNQLAKHDHAQKLRDKGILYAPDYIVNAGGLIQVADELYGSNKERVLVKTKAIYHSLMEIFKEADREFITTVEAADRKCEKRLEQQRYQSNFFMRGRRPKWQIRE; the protein is encoded by the coding sequence ATGAAACAACTTGAAAATGTGATAACAGTGAAGCAAAACATGTTCCAAAAAATTGCCGGACATGAGCAGGTGGTCTTTTGCAATGATCCGGCAACCGGACTGCAGGCAATCATCGCGATACATAATACAACATTGGGTCCTGCACTCGGCGGTACACGGATGCGGCCGTATGGGTCAGTAGACGAGGCATTGGAGGATGTGCTAAGACTTTCGGAAGGAATGACGTATAAATGTGCGGCAGCTGATCTCGATTTTGGCGGTGGAAAAGCGGTCATCATTGGGGACCCCCAACATGATAAATCGCCGGCGTTATTTCGTGCATTCGGGCAGTATGTGGAGTCGCTTAACGGTCGCTTTTACACAGGAACCGATATGGGAACAACCATGTCGGATTTTGTACATGCAATGAAGGAAACAAATTTTATCAATGGTGTTCCGGTAGCATTTGGCGGCAGCGGTGATTCGTCTATTCCGACCTCGCAGGGCGTTATCTACGGGCTGCAGGCAGCTAATTCCTTCCTTTACGGAAATGATGAACTGGCTGGAAAAACTTACGCAATTCAGGGGCTGGGCAAAGTCGGATTCAAGGTCGCAGAGCATTTGCTTCATGCAGGGGCTGATCTCATTGTATCTGATATAAATCAAACTATTTTAACTCGACTAAAGAAACGGGCAGCTGAATTTAGCGGATCCGTTAAGATTGCGGATAATGAAAAGATCTATGGTGAGAAGGCGGATATTTTCGTTCCATGTGCCCTCGGCAGTGTTCTGAATGACCGGACGATTGAACAGCTGCGTGTCCAGGCGGTTGTCGGTTCGGCGAATAATCAGCTGGCAAAGCATGATCATGCCCAAAAACTTCGTGATAAAGGGATTTTATATGCGCCGGATTACATTGTGAATGCCGGCGGACTTATACAGGTTGCAGATGAGCTTTACGGTTCAAATAAAGAGCGTGTTCTTGTAAAAACAAAAGCAATCTACCATTCCCTTATGGAAATTTTTAAAGAGGCGGACAGGGAATTTATTACTACTGTGGAAGCCGCCGATCGGAAATGTGAAAAGCGATTGGAACAACAGCGTTACCAAAGTAATTTCTTCATGCGCGGAAGGCGTCCGAAATGGCAAATACGCGAATAA
- a CDS encoding flavin reductase family protein produces the protein MDSRLFRTAMGKFATGVTVITTAVDDEIYGMTANAFMSVSVDPKLVLISIDEKAHMNNYVKSAGKFAVSILNEDQQDMSAYFAGQLKQHRTVPFNWFNDMPTIPNSLANLTCKVYDSVIAGDHTLYIGEVTDILIADGEPLTFFSGKYKQIHGPAEVK, from the coding sequence ATGGATAGTCGATTATTTCGAACGGCAATGGGGAAGTTTGCAACTGGAGTTACTGTGATTACAACGGCAGTGGATGATGAAATCTATGGTATGACTGCAAATGCCTTCATGTCGGTATCAGTTGATCCAAAACTGGTGCTGATTTCAATCGATGAGAAGGCGCATATGAACAATTATGTGAAGAGTGCCGGAAAATTTGCGGTAAGTATTCTAAATGAAGATCAGCAGGATATGTCAGCGTATTTTGCCGGCCAGTTGAAACAGCATCGGACGGTCCCGTTTAACTGGTTCAACGATATGCCAACGATACCGAATTCACTTGCCAATCTGACCTGTAAAGTGTACGACTCTGTTATTGCCGGCGATCATACATTGTATATCGGGGAGGTAACAGATATTTTGATTGCGGATGGTGAACCGCTGACATTTTTTTCTGGAAAATATAAACAGATACACGGCCCCGCTGAGGTTAAGTGA
- a CDS encoding dihydrolipoamide acetyltransferase family protein — protein MADVKFHDIGEGMNEGEITNYFVKVGDEVTVDQPLVELQTDKMVAEIPSPAAGRIKAIHYKAGEIVTVGTALIEIDDGFGSGKADSPAIENKQMEQMHAEQTVPAENTGSSTATSIGKYNRILAAPYTRKIARENDVDIERITGTGPGGRVTEEDVHQAINGVSDPVLEQVSEPVDTDTIPYNGIRKQIGDRLTKAITTIPHVTHFDEADLTDLLALRQDLKREGESISAVAFFLKAVTIALKEHQLFNAQLDEENQVIRLSKNYHIGLATNTDRGLVVPVLRDVDKKTIRQINVEMKELTKKAQTGKLSAAEMQHGTFTISNVGPIGGTGATPIINPPQTAIMALHKTKKTPVVMKNDDIAVRQMMTLSLSFDHRVADGVASVEFTNRFIELLQNPNKLILELV, from the coding sequence GTGGCTGATGTGAAATTTCATGATATTGGTGAAGGAATGAATGAAGGTGAAATCACCAATTATTTTGTAAAAGTAGGTGATGAAGTAACAGTTGATCAGCCGCTGGTTGAACTGCAAACCGACAAAATGGTTGCGGAGATTCCTTCACCTGCAGCCGGGAGAATTAAGGCGATTCATTATAAGGCAGGCGAAATCGTTACAGTAGGAACAGCCTTGATTGAAATTGATGATGGCTTCGGTTCAGGGAAAGCAGATTCCCCTGCTATTGAGAACAAACAAATGGAACAAATGCATGCGGAACAAACGGTGCCGGCAGAAAATACAGGGAGTTCCACCGCTACATCAATAGGCAAATACAATCGTATTCTTGCTGCACCGTACACTCGTAAAATTGCCAGGGAAAATGATGTGGATATTGAACGGATTACAGGAACTGGTCCTGGCGGGCGTGTTACCGAAGAAGATGTGCATCAAGCAATTAATGGAGTATCTGATCCGGTACTGGAACAGGTAAGTGAACCGGTCGATACAGATACGATTCCATATAATGGTATTCGAAAACAAATTGGTGACAGGCTGACCAAGGCCATTACAACGATTCCGCATGTCACACATTTTGATGAAGCGGATTTGACAGATCTGCTTGCATTGCGGCAGGACCTGAAGCGGGAAGGGGAGTCAATTTCGGCTGTTGCTTTTTTCCTGAAAGCAGTAACGATAGCATTGAAAGAGCATCAATTATTTAATGCACAATTGGATGAGGAAAATCAGGTTATCCGTCTGTCGAAAAATTATCATATAGGACTCGCGACCAACACGGATAGAGGGCTTGTTGTTCCGGTGTTACGGGATGTCGATAAAAAAACAATCCGGCAAATCAATGTGGAAATGAAAGAATTGACGAAAAAAGCCCAGACAGGAAAGCTAAGTGCAGCTGAAATGCAACATGGTACATTTACAATCAGCAATGTCGGGCCGATTGGAGGAACCGGGGCAACTCCTATTATCAATCCACCGCAGACAGCGATTATGGCACTCCACAAAACGAAGAAAACACCAGTTGTCATGAAGAATGATGATATTGCGGTAAGACAGATGATGACTTTGTCACTTTCATTCGATCATCGGGTGGCAGATGGAGTTGCATCGGTAGAATTCACCAACCGGTTCATTGAACTGCTGCAAAACCCGAATAAACTGATATTGGAGCTGGTATAA
- a CDS encoding fumarylacetoacetate hydrolase family protein: protein MRHARVACFGAVHDAIESDGRLLLTDGRVVNPSDVIWLPPVKAETIFALGLNYADHASEISFKAPDEPLVFLKGPNALVGHKGQSRRPADATHMHYECELAAVIGKTANNVQRNEAYQYISGYTVANDYVIRDYLENYYRPNLAAKNRDQLTPIGPWFVDQADIMDPMQLTLHTYVNGELQQEGSTADMVFDIPYLVEYLSSFMTLHENDVILTGTPKGTVHVYEGDVVVTEIEGIGALQNTIVGDREFNR, encoded by the coding sequence ATGAGGCATGCGCGTGTAGCCTGTTTTGGTGCTGTGCATGATGCAATCGAATCAGATGGCAGATTGTTGCTTACTGATGGACGGGTTGTGAACCCTTCAGATGTCATCTGGCTTCCGCCTGTCAAAGCGGAAACCATTTTTGCGCTCGGTCTGAATTATGCGGATCATGCAAGTGAAATCAGCTTTAAGGCACCGGATGAACCACTTGTCTTTTTGAAAGGGCCGAATGCGCTGGTTGGGCATAAGGGGCAGTCAAGAAGACCGGCAGATGCGACCCATATGCACTATGAATGTGAACTGGCGGCAGTCATCGGAAAAACAGCAAATAATGTTCAGCGCAATGAAGCATATCAATATATATCCGGGTATACCGTGGCAAATGATTATGTCATCCGTGATTATCTGGAAAACTATTATCGTCCGAATCTGGCAGCGAAAAACCGTGATCAGCTGACTCCAATCGGTCCCTGGTTTGTGGATCAGGCGGACATCATGGATCCGATGCAACTCACACTTCACACTTATGTAAATGGTGAATTACAACAGGAAGGCTCAACCGCTGACATGGTTTTTGATATCCCATACCTGGTTGAATATTTAAGCAGTTTTATGACGCTTCATGAAAATGATGTTATTTTGACAGGAACTCCAAAAGGTACTGTGCATGTTTATGAAGGTGACGTGGTTGTCACGGAGATAGAAGGAATTGGTGCACTCCAAAATACGATTGTCGGCGACAGGGAATTCAATAGGTGA
- the hpaD gene encoding 3,4-dihydroxyphenylacetate 2,3-dioxygenase: MNANIIRCARAVLHVTDLDASRHFYVNVLGFIETEADETHIYLRGLEEHTHHCLVLKKADEPCVEALGYKVTSGGDLKALSKIFERKGFTTKWMKKGEQHAIGETLRVQDVNGMPLEFFAEMESAERMLQRYDMYKGARMQRIDHFNCMVSDVEGGYDFYRNELGFGCSEYTDTENGNIWAAWLHRKQTVHDLALMNGKGPRLHHIGFWLPDPLAIIHTCDVLAASGFAEHIERGPGRHGLSNAFFLYLRDPDGHRVELYNGDYLTSDPDFKPIRWDINDSMRQTFWGHEAPDCWFNEASPVLDVLTGAKVETKPAKLKQHKPSFVI; the protein is encoded by the coding sequence ATGAACGCGAACATTATCAGGTGTGCACGGGCTGTATTGCATGTTACAGATTTGGATGCATCTCGTCATTTTTACGTGAACGTGCTCGGCTTTATTGAAACAGAGGCGGATGAAACTCATATTTATTTACGCGGCCTGGAGGAACATACACATCACTGTCTTGTTCTGAAGAAAGCAGATGAGCCATGTGTTGAGGCATTAGGCTATAAAGTAACTTCGGGCGGTGATTTGAAAGCGCTGTCAAAAATATTTGAACGAAAAGGTTTTACAACGAAATGGATGAAAAAAGGAGAACAACATGCGATTGGCGAGACACTCCGGGTTCAAGATGTGAATGGGATGCCGCTGGAATTTTTTGCTGAAATGGAATCGGCGGAAAGAATGCTGCAGCGCTATGATATGTATAAAGGGGCACGAATGCAGCGGATTGATCATTTTAACTGCATGGTGTCGGATGTCGAGGGAGGTTATGATTTTTACCGGAATGAACTGGGATTTGGCTGCTCGGAGTATACCGATACGGAAAACGGGAATATATGGGCTGCCTGGCTTCACCGCAAACAGACGGTTCATGATTTGGCACTGATGAACGGAAAAGGTCCCAGACTGCATCATATTGGATTTTGGCTGCCGGATCCGCTTGCTATTATTCATACATGTGATGTGCTTGCTGCAAGCGGTTTTGCGGAACATATTGAACGCGGTCCGGGCCGGCATGGCTTGTCCAATGCATTTTTCCTTTACTTGCGGGATCCAGACGGTCATCGGGTTGAATTGTATAACGGGGATTATTTAACAAGCGACCCTGACTTTAAACCAATCCGCTGGGATATTAATGATTCCATGCGGCAAACGTTTTGGGGTCATGAAGCGCCGGATTGCTGGTTCAATGAAGCATCTCCGGTACTGGATGTTTTGACAGGTGCAAAAGTTGAAACGAAACCGGCTAAATTAAAGCAGCATAAACCGTCATTTGTAATCTAG
- a CDS encoding fumarylacetoacetate hydrolase family protein: MNKRLTDIGSVYGVLFNFQGELEKMESALHEKPYKEPPKRPVLYIKPKNTHNHHYGRVEMPEGVSVLQAGPALGIIFERTAVNVPSDRAMDYVAGFTVVNDISVPHDNFFRPDIKNKVRDGTCPMGSVMEKASIHDADMLPIRVYVNDKLVQENNTANLVRPVAQLISDISQFMTFSKGDILLAGVPENAPLIGEGDTVRIDIETVGVLENRIVPLKEGDCK, encoded by the coding sequence ATGAATAAGAGGTTAACAGATATTGGGAGTGTATATGGAGTGCTCTTTAATTTTCAGGGTGAGTTGGAAAAGATGGAAAGTGCATTACATGAAAAACCGTATAAAGAACCGCCGAAACGACCGGTTTTATACATTAAACCAAAAAACACCCACAATCATCACTATGGTCGAGTGGAAATGCCGGAGGGTGTTTCCGTGCTTCAGGCAGGGCCTGCACTGGGCATTATATTTGAAAGAACGGCCGTGAATGTGCCATCGGATCGGGCAATGGATTATGTTGCAGGATTTACGGTGGTCAATGACATCAGTGTGCCGCATGACAATTTTTTTCGCCCGGATATCAAAAATAAAGTGCGGGATGGAACTTGTCCGATGGGGTCTGTGATGGAAAAAGCATCTATTCATGATGCAGATATGCTTCCAATAAGGGTTTATGTCAATGACAAGCTTGTTCAGGAGAATAATACAGCAAATCTTGTCCGCCCTGTGGCACAGCTTATTTCAGACATCAGTCAATTTATGACATTTTCCAAAGGTGATATTTTGTTGGCCGGTGTGCCGGAAAATGCACCATTGATTGGGGAAGGGGATACTGTTCGAATTGATATTGAAACAGTCGGTGTGCTGGAGAATCGGATTGTCCCGTTGAAAGAAGGTGATTGTAAATGA
- the hpaE gene encoding 5-carboxymethyl-2-hydroxymuconate semialdehyde dehydrogenase has translation MEHRKVDDVKLYINGVFTDAISSEHFDNLNPYTNEISNRVAKGDNEDVDKAVQAADHAFHHGPWGSMKQKERMAYIEKIADLIANEAEEIAVLESLDSGLPISQTRKMTARAAENFRFYSRMVQSRMHGDAYQVDDEFINYTVYQPLGAVGLITPWNAPFMLTTWKVAPALATGNTVILKAAELSPLSANRLADIIDRAGLPAGVFNVIHGYGETAGEALVKNEKVKAISFTGETVTGKTIIKNAADSLKKTSMELGGKSPLIVFDDADFDRALDAAVWGIFSFNGERCTANSRVFLQKNIKDKFIKALRQRVEKVKMGDPMDPKTQLGPLIDKGHFDKVTGYIDLAKEEGCEVVEGAVPADMQAGNFVPPTLLLNATNDMRVSQEEIFGPVMSVIEFETEEEVIDMANGTEYGLAGFVWTNDIKRGHRVAQAVDSGMLWINAQNVRDLRIPFGGMKGSGIGREGGHFAILEFYTEPKAIHVSIGNHRIPEFGK, from the coding sequence TTGGAACATAGGAAAGTGGATGATGTAAAGTTATACATCAATGGAGTGTTTACAGATGCAATAAGTTCCGAACATTTTGATAACTTAAACCCATACACAAATGAAATCTCAAACCGGGTGGCCAAAGGTGACAATGAAGATGTTGATAAAGCGGTTCAGGCTGCTGACCATGCGTTTCACCATGGTCCGTGGGGTAGTATGAAACAAAAAGAGCGCATGGCATATATTGAAAAAATTGCAGATCTGATTGCAAATGAAGCGGAAGAAATTGCTGTTCTGGAATCACTTGATTCAGGATTGCCAATCAGCCAGACACGTAAAATGACAGCACGTGCGGCTGAAAATTTCCGGTTTTATTCGCGGATGGTTCAGTCACGGATGCATGGGGATGCATACCAGGTGGACGATGAATTTATTAACTATACAGTTTATCAGCCGCTTGGTGCGGTAGGTTTAATCACACCGTGGAACGCACCTTTTATGCTGACCACATGGAAAGTGGCACCAGCGTTGGCCACAGGTAATACGGTTATTTTGAAGGCAGCAGAACTGTCACCGCTCAGTGCCAATCGTCTGGCAGATATCATTGACCGGGCAGGATTACCAGCAGGTGTTTTTAACGTTATTCATGGATACGGGGAAACAGCAGGCGAAGCACTTGTTAAAAACGAAAAAGTGAAAGCGATCTCATTTACCGGTGAAACAGTTACAGGTAAAACGATTATCAAAAATGCCGCGGATTCTTTGAAGAAAACATCAATGGAACTTGGCGGGAAGTCACCGCTTATCGTGTTTGATGATGCTGACTTTGACCGGGCGCTTGATGCAGCAGTTTGGGGGATTTTTTCTTTTAATGGAGAGCGGTGTACAGCGAATTCACGGGTGTTTCTTCAAAAAAACATAAAGGATAAATTTATAAAAGCGTTAAGGCAACGAGTGGAGAAAGTGAAAATGGGTGACCCGATGGATCCGAAAACACAGCTCGGGCCGCTGATTGATAAAGGGCACTTTGACAAAGTGACCGGATATATTGACCTGGCCAAAGAGGAAGGGTGTGAAGTAGTCGAGGGGGCCGTGCCGGCAGACATGCAGGCAGGAAATTTTGTGCCGCCGACTTTACTGCTGAATGCAACAAATGATATGCGGGTCAGTCAGGAAGAAATATTCGGACCAGTCATGTCCGTGATTGAATTTGAAACGGAAGAAGAAGTAATTGACATGGCAAACGGAACTGAATACGGTCTGGCGGGTTTTGTATGGACAAATGATATCAAGCGTGGCCACCGGGTTGCACAAGCGGTTGATTCCGGTATGCTTTGGATTAATGCCCAGAATGTCCGTGACTTGAGAATTCCTTTCGGCGGGATGAAAGGAAGCGGTATCGGACGTGAAGGAGGGCACTTTGCCATACTGGAGTTTTATACCGAACCAAAAGCGATACATGTCTCAATCGGCAATCACCGAATACCGGAATTCGGAAAATAA
- the hpaB gene encoding 4-hydroxyphenylacetate 3-monooxygenase, oxygenase component, whose translation MPAKTGEGYIQGLKRAKNNVYIHGERVDDVTTHPAFKNVIQSMANLYDLQYEKPDIMLYTSPTSGNRVGMTFLQPKSIEDLIKRRKAMQEWAMTSGGMMGRSPDYLNAEVMAMGMNNELFAEADPYFAENARNFYEYARENDISLTHTLIHPQVNRAKMQHEQKDANVALHLVEKRDDGIIVDGIRLLATQGGITDEILVFPSTVKKSGEHDDPYSLAFAVPNNTPGLKFISREAFDYGKNAWDHPLGSRFEEGDAIVSFENVFVPWERVFVCGNSSVCNRTFRETNAVVHMSHQVVAKNVIKTEFLLGVVLNVMDAIGIDQFQHVKDKGTEIMLNLETIKSHLYRAEHNAKLDKSGTMTPDFDALNAARNWYPRIYPRMAEIVRILGASGLMGIPTEADFRHEEIGPIIHRGLQGKNLEGEERVKLFRLAWDMTLSAFGSRQTHYEYYFFGDPIKMGMAYFDGYDKEQYKKYVQDFLKNSSSVNV comes from the coding sequence ATGCCGGCAAAAACAGGTGAAGGATATATTCAGGGGTTAAAAAGAGCAAAAAACAATGTGTACATTCATGGAGAGCGTGTAGATGATGTGACGACACACCCAGCATTCAAAAACGTTATTCAATCCATGGCAAATCTGTATGATCTTCAGTACGAAAAACCGGATATAATGCTGTATACATCGCCAACGAGCGGTAATAGGGTCGGAATGACCTTTCTGCAGCCGAAGTCAATCGAGGATCTAATCAAGCGCAGGAAGGCAATGCAGGAATGGGCGATGACAAGTGGTGGAATGATGGGGCGTTCCCCGGATTATTTGAATGCTGAAGTGATGGCGATGGGAATGAATAATGAACTGTTTGCTGAAGCGGATCCATATTTTGCGGAAAATGCCCGCAATTTCTATGAATATGCCAGAGAAAATGATATCAGCCTTACGCACACATTAATCCATCCGCAGGTCAACCGGGCAAAAATGCAGCATGAGCAGAAAGATGCCAATGTGGCCCTGCATCTGGTGGAAAAACGGGATGATGGAATTATTGTGGATGGCATCCGGCTTTTGGCAACACAAGGCGGTATCACAGATGAAATTTTGGTATTCCCATCAACCGTTAAAAAATCGGGCGAACATGATGATCCTTATTCGCTGGCATTTGCGGTACCGAATAATACACCGGGACTAAAATTCATCAGCCGGGAAGCATTCGACTACGGAAAAAATGCGTGGGATCATCCGCTAGGTTCCCGGTTTGAAGAAGGGGATGCAATCGTATCATTTGAAAATGTGTTTGTACCATGGGAGCGGGTGTTTGTCTGCGGAAACTCCTCCGTTTGCAACCGTACATTCCGTGAGACCAATGCAGTTGTTCATATGTCACACCAGGTTGTAGCTAAAAACGTTATCAAGACAGAGTTTCTGCTTGGTGTTGTGCTGAATGTGATGGATGCAATTGGCATTGATCAGTTTCAACATGTAAAAGACAAAGGGACTGAAATTATGCTGAATCTGGAAACGATAAAATCACACCTTTATCGGGCAGAACATAATGCAAAACTGGATAAATCAGGTACAATGACACCGGATTTTGATGCATTGAATGCAGCTCGAAACTGGTATCCGAGGATTTACCCGCGAATGGCAGAAATTGTGCGGATTCTTGGTGCGTCAGGGCTGATGGGAATTCCGACTGAAGCCGATTTTCGTCATGAAGAAATCGGACCGATTATCCACCGCGGACTGCAAGGTAAAAACCTCGAAGGCGAAGAACGTGTGAAGCTTTTCCGGCTTGCATGGGATATGACATTAAGTGCATTCGGATCACGTCAAACACATTATGAATACTATTTCTTCGGGGACCCGATCAAGATGGGCATGGCATATTTTGACGGATATGATAAGGAGCAATATAAGAAATATGTTCAGGATTTCCTGAAAAACAGCAGCAGTGTGAACGTGTAG
- the hpaI gene encoding 2,4-dihydroxyhept-2-ene-1,7-dioic acid aldolase, giving the protein MAYEEAKKRFRGSISPVITPFHEDERIDFDKFKELINWHIENGSHGISVTGTSGEPSSMSVEERFSVMETACKTVNNRVPFIPGTGSTNHQETLKMTKAAEEMGADGALVIVPYYNKPNQNALYKHFKTIADSVDIPIILYNIPGRTAVNLKADTIAALAKDCPNIIGVKESNKDFEHVNKVLLKAGRDFNLYSGIEVLCYPMLAIGGAGHVSATANVAPREVADLYNKWEAGDVRGAQDMHYHLMPLNDVLFRDTNPAPAKTALGMMGKIKPVLRKPLDVPSKEVQEEIRATLKTYNLL; this is encoded by the coding sequence ATGGCGTATGAAGAAGCAAAAAAGCGATTCAGGGGCTCGATATCACCTGTGATTACACCGTTTCATGAAGACGAGCGCATTGACTTTGACAAATTTAAGGAACTGATTAACTGGCACATTGAAAACGGCAGTCACGGAATTTCCGTAACCGGGACATCCGGGGAACCAAGTTCAATGTCGGTGGAAGAACGATTTAGTGTCATGGAAACAGCCTGTAAAACAGTTAATAACCGTGTTCCATTTATTCCGGGAACCGGTTCAACCAACCACCAGGAAACACTTAAAATGACAAAAGCAGCAGAGGAAATGGGGGCGGATGGTGCACTTGTCATTGTACCGTATTACAACAAACCGAATCAGAACGCCCTATATAAACACTTTAAGACAATAGCCGATTCAGTGGATATCCCTATCATTTTGTACAATATTCCCGGTCGAACAGCCGTAAATTTGAAAGCGGATACAATTGCGGCGCTGGCGAAAGACTGTCCGAATATTATCGGTGTGAAAGAATCCAATAAAGACTTTGAACATGTCAACAAAGTTCTGCTGAAGGCGGGGCGTGATTTCAACCTGTATTCGGGTATTGAAGTGCTTTGTTATCCAATGCTGGCAATTGGCGGTGCCGGTCATGTAAGTGCAACGGCAAACGTTGCCCCAAGGGAAGTGGCTGATCTATACAACAAATGGGAAGCAGGAGATGTACGGGGCGCACAAGACATGCATTATCATTTGATGCCGCTGAACGATGTGCTATTCCGTGACACCAATCCTGCTCCGGCAAAAACAGCACTCGGCATGATGGGCAAAATAAAGCCGGTACTCAGAAAACCGCTCGATGTACCGTCCAAGGAGGTGCAGGAAGAAATCCGCGCCACTTTGAAAACTTATAATCTATTATAA